Proteins from a genomic interval of Panthera uncia isolate 11264 chromosome C1 unlocalized genomic scaffold, Puncia_PCG_1.0 HiC_scaffold_4, whole genome shotgun sequence:
- the LOC125913602 gene encoding LOW QUALITY PROTEIN: 60S ribosomal protein L39-like (The sequence of the model RefSeq protein was modified relative to this genomic sequence to represent the inferred CDS: substituted 2 bases at 2 genomic stop codons) produces MSSHKTFGIKRFLARKQKQNHPISXXVQMKTGNKIRYNSKRRHWRRTKLGL; encoded by the coding sequence ATGTCTTCTCACAAGACTTTCGGGATCAAGCGATTTCTGgccaggaaacaaaagcagaatcatCCCATTTCCTAGTGAGTTCAGATGAAGACTGGTAATAAAATCAGGTACAACTCCAAGAGGCGGCATTGGAGAAGAACCAAGCTGGGTCTGTAA